The stretch of DNA CCACGGATCGCGCTGCGGCGCAATCGGCCTCATCGCTGGTTCCGCCGGAGCAGCCATCGCCTCTGCGCGCTGTCTACAAAACAGAAGAGGAGCTTGCCGCACTTGCAAGTGCTGTTGCGCGCGGTGAGGATATCCCGCTGCCGGGCTACCTCAAGTTTCCTTTCGATCAGCGCCTGTCTGAAAACGGCAAGCTGATCTTGCACGCCTATCGCGGCTCCGATGCGGCCGCACGCGCAGGCGAAACGATTACACCTGCCGCCCAATGGCTTCTCGATAATCACTATCAGGTTGACAAGAACGTCCAGCAGACGCGCCGCGATCTGCCACGCCGCTTTATCGAACAATTGCCACCCTACAAAACGCCGGTGGCAAAATATGAAGGCATGCCGCGCATTTTCGCGCTGGCTTGGCTTTATGTGGCCCACACCGACAGCAATTTCTCACTGAAAACGCTGACGGCCATCGTGCAGGGCTTTCAGGAGGTCGAGCCACTCAAGATCGGTGAATTATGGGCGCTGCCTTCTGCCGTGCGCTATTTCCTGATCGAAAATGCGCGCCGTCTTGCGCTACGCGTTGACCGTGCGCGAAATATGCGCAATCTGGCCAATACCGCCGCCGATACAATCGTGGTTGCCGATGAGGCGAGCCTCGGTTCTGTTCTGGCGCAATATACGGCTGCCGCGCGCGACAGTACCTTTGCCACGCATCTGCTTTATCGCCTTCGCTCGGCCTCCACCGATACGGCGGCTGCCGCAAGCTGGCTTGAGCGGATTTTGCACGAGGAAGGCAGTAACGCGGAAGACGCCATCGTCGAGGAACATGCACGCCAATCGACAGGTGGCGTGACCATGGGCAACGTCATCCGCAGCCTCAAGTCCATTGACGATATCGACTGGGAAACATGGTTCGAAACCGTCAACGAGGTCGATGCCATCCTGCGCGATCACAGCGATTTCGAACTTCTGGATTTCCGCTCGCGCAACGCCTATCGTGTGACGATCGAGAAGCTCGCCCGCTATTCGGACATGAGCGAAATCGACATCACTTGGGCCGCCCTCAAGCTTGCCGAAGACGACAAGAGCGGGCAGGCAGCAAGTCAGGGCTCGATTGCCTATTATCTCTCCGGTGACGGTCGCAGGGAACTGGAAAAGGTCTGTGGCTACCGCGCACCCTTCGGCACGAAGGCGCTGCGCTTTTATCGCGGCCTGGGCCTGTTCGGGCTGTTCATTCCGACCGCGATCTTTACCGTCCTCATTCTGCTTTTAGTCAATTACTGCATGATCCGTGCCGGTCTCTCGACCGATCTGCGCACGCTGTTCACGCTGTTGGCTATCTTCCCGGCCATGGATGCGTCCTATTCGCTGTTCAATGCGCTGGTGCCGTGGTTTGTAGCGCCGACAAGGCTGATCGGCTTTGAATATAAGGAAGGCCTGCCGGAGGAAGCGCGCACGCTTGTGGCCGTTCCGACGTTCATCACTACACGCGATTCGGTCGATGAGCAGCTCCGCAATCTCGAAGTGCATTACCTGACCAATCCGCGCGGCGAAATTTATTTTGCGCTGGTCAGCGACTGGGTGGACGCGAAGCAGGAAATCACGCCTGCCGATATGGAAATCTACGATTATGCGCGTGAGGAAATCGACAAGCTGAACGTGCATTATACCGGCAGCGATCAGCCGCGTTTCTTTCTCATCCATCGTCGTCGTCTCTTCAACGAGAAGCAGAATGTGTGGATGGGCTGGGAGCGTAAGCGCGGCAAGCTGCATGAGTTGAACCTGCTGTTGCGTGGCGATCACGATACCAGCTTCTACCCGCCCGACGAGCGCCTGCCCAAAGACATAAAATATGTGATGACGCTCGACGCCGATACACGGCTGACGCCCGAATCGGTGACCAATTTGGCAGGCAAGCTCAGCCATCCACTGAACCGCCCGGTCATTGACGAGAAGAGCGGCAAGGTCGTGCGCGGCTATGGCATCTTGCAGCCCCGTGTTACGCCTTCGCTCACCACGGGCGACGAGGCCTCGTTCCTGCAACGCGTCTTCTCGGTCAATCGTGGCATTGATCCTTACGTCTTTGCGGTTTCTGACACCTATCAGGACCTGTTGGGCGAAGGCACGTTTACCGGCAAGGGTCTTTACGACATTGACGCCTTTGAGGCGGCGTTGAAAAGTCGTGTGCCGGAAAACACGCTTCTCAGCCACGATCTGCTTGAAGGCGGTTATGCGCGTGCGGCTCTCGTCAGCGATGTCGAGGTAGTCGAGGATTATCCGACCGGCTATAATGTCGATGTCTCGCGGCACCATCGCTGGGCGCGTGGCGACTGGCAGCTTCTGCCATGGTTGTTTTCCACCAGCCGCGGGGTGAGTGCCACCACGCGCTGGAAGATGGTCGACAATCTGCGCCGCTCGCTCAATCCGATCCTGTGGATCGTTGCCGCTGTAATCGGCTGGACGGTTTTGCCGCTCGGACCTGCTGCTGTCTGGCAGGGCTTCCTGATCGTCAGTATGTTCGTGGCGCCGACTTTCGGCATTGTTACCAATCTCATTCCGCACAATATGGATTATTCCATCAAGGGTCATGTGCAATCGGTAATGACCGATATTGCGCTGGGTACTGCGGATGTGGCGCTGCGTACCACCTTCATTGCCCATTCGGCCTTCCTGATGGCCGATGCCATTGCGCGCACGATCTATCGTCTGTTTGTCTCGCGCCGCGATCTTCTGGAATGGCGCACGGCGGCACAGGCCAAATCCTCGCCTGATACGCTGCTGTTCTACTTTCAGCTCATGTGGCCCGCGCTTGCCATTGCTGGGCTTGCTATACTCTTCCCGCTTGCCGTCCAAAGTCCGGCTGCTCTCATTGCAGCTCCCTTTGCGGTTATCTGGTTTGCTTCGCCCTTGATTGCATGGCTCGTTAGCCGATCGGCCAAGCCGCAGGACACGCTGGAGGTTCTCTCTTCCGACAAGGCCGATTTGCGGCGCTATGCGCGGCGCACATGGCGCTATTTCGCCGAATTTACCAATGCGGAAAACAATCATCTGCCACCGGATAATTTCCAGGAAGACCCGGCACCCGTCGTCGCTCAACGCACCTCGCCCACCAATATCGGCGTCTATCTGCTGTCGGTGGTGGCTGCGCGTGATTTCGGCTGGATCGGTTTCGATGAAACGCTCGAACGCGTGGATGAAACCATCAAAACACTTGATAGAATGGAGAAATACCAGGGCCATCTCTATAACTGGTATGAAACTCATACGCTGACGCCGCTGCGCCCGCTTTATGTCTCGGCGGTCGATAGCGGCAATCTTGCTGGTCATCTGGTGACGCTTTCCTCGGCTCTCGAAGAATGGGCGGAAGCGCCAAGCGTCTATTTGCAGGGTGACCTCGACGGTATTCTCGACGTTAATGACGTGCTTGAGGAAACAATCGCCAAAATCCCCGATGACCGTCGTATCCTGCGTCCCCTGCGCCGCCGGGTGGAAGAGCGTATTGCCAATTTCCGCCGCGCCGTGCGCACAATCAAGGAAGAGCCGGAAACCGCCTCATTCCGCACCATCAACCTGTCGCTGTTTGCCAATGACATCATGCGTCTGGTTGAGGAACTCGATAGCGAGATCGGTACACCCGCAAGTAGCGAAGCCCGCGTCTGGGCGCATACCCTGATCGACACCTGCAAGGCGCATACCGACGACGCCATTGGTGGCCGTGACACGGATCGATTGCGCGAACGTCTGCAAGACATGGCGACGCGCGCGCGTCAGCTTGCCTTCGATATGCAGTTCGGCTTCCTGGAGCGTAAGGAGCGCCGCCTGCTTTCCATCGGTTTCCGCGTGCAGGAAAACGAACTGGACGAAAGCTGCTACGATCTTCTGGCGTCTGAAGCGCGTCTGGCAAGCCTGTTTGCCATCGCCAAGGGCGATGTGCCGGTTGAGCATTGGTTCAAGCTTGGACGCCTTCTGGTTCCGGTCGGCTGGAAGGGCGCTCTGCTCTCCTGGTCCGGCTCAATGTTCGAATATCTGATGCCGCCACTGGTCATGTCCGAGCCGCTCGGCTCGCTTCTCGACCAGACCAACAAGCTCGTCGTGCAGCGCCAGATCGATTATGCCACCTCGCGCGGTCTGCCATGGGGTATTTCGGAAGCTGCGTTCAACGCGCGTGACGCTTACATGAACTACCAGTATTCTAATTTCGGCGTGCCTAATCTCGGTCTTCAGCGCGGCCTGTCGCGCAATGCCGTCATTGCGCCCTATGCGAGCTTGCTTGCCGCGCAATATCAGCCCGCAGCAGCGGTGGCCAATTTGAAGCGTCTGGAGAAGCTCGGCGCACTGGGCCGTTACGGTTTTCACGATTCGGTGGATTTCACGCCGTCGCGTGTGCGTGAGGGTGAAACCTGTGCTGTGGTTAAGAACTATTATGCCCACCATCACGGCATGGCGATCATCGCGGTCAACAATGTGATCTTTGAAGGCCGTATGCGCGAGCGTTTCCATTCCGATCCGGTGATCGAGGCAGCCGAGCTTCTGTTGCAGGAAAAGGCCCCGCGCGAAATCCCGATGATCTATGCCAAGACGGAAAATCCGATGCGGGTGGATTCGGGCGATTTCGACGATGCGCCGATGCGTATCGTCGACAAGCCGTTCAAGGCCCCGCGCACCACGCATATGATGTCGAACGGCCAATACGCGCTGATGGTGACGGCCAATGGTTCGGGTTACAGCCGCTGGCACAATTGGGACATCACCCGCTTCCACGCCGATGCTTCGGAAGACCTGCAAGGCACTTTCCTGTTTCTGCGCGACATGGAAAGCGGCTACTGGTGGTCGGCAACCGGCGAGCCGGTACGCAATGCGGAAGAAGAAACCAAGACCGTCTTCACCGAGGACAAGGCCGAATTCTACAAGACTGCTGGTGACATCAAGACAGTGATGGAAGTCATCGTTTCGTCGGAATGCGATGGCGAGGGCCGCAGGCTCGATATCATCAATACCTCTGCGCATGATCGCATGATCGAGGTAACGTCCTATG from Brucella sp. BE17 encodes:
- a CDS encoding glucoamylase family protein, whose protein sequence is MPETTSSHSSSTPTKTKSPEPQKPVEPNSTDRAAAQSASSLVPPEQPSPLRAVYKTEEELAALASAVARGEDIPLPGYLKFPFDQRLSENGKLILHAYRGSDAAARAGETITPAAQWLLDNHYQVDKNVQQTRRDLPRRFIEQLPPYKTPVAKYEGMPRIFALAWLYVAHTDSNFSLKTLTAIVQGFQEVEPLKIGELWALPSAVRYFLIENARRLALRVDRARNMRNLANTAADTIVVADEASLGSVLAQYTAAARDSTFATHLLYRLRSASTDTAAAASWLERILHEEGSNAEDAIVEEHARQSTGGVTMGNVIRSLKSIDDIDWETWFETVNEVDAILRDHSDFELLDFRSRNAYRVTIEKLARYSDMSEIDITWAALKLAEDDKSGQAASQGSIAYYLSGDGRRELEKVCGYRAPFGTKALRFYRGLGLFGLFIPTAIFTVLILLLVNYCMIRAGLSTDLRTLFTLLAIFPAMDASYSLFNALVPWFVAPTRLIGFEYKEGLPEEARTLVAVPTFITTRDSVDEQLRNLEVHYLTNPRGEIYFALVSDWVDAKQEITPADMEIYDYAREEIDKLNVHYTGSDQPRFFLIHRRRLFNEKQNVWMGWERKRGKLHELNLLLRGDHDTSFYPPDERLPKDIKYVMTLDADTRLTPESVTNLAGKLSHPLNRPVIDEKSGKVVRGYGILQPRVTPSLTTGDEASFLQRVFSVNRGIDPYVFAVSDTYQDLLGEGTFTGKGLYDIDAFEAALKSRVPENTLLSHDLLEGGYARAALVSDVEVVEDYPTGYNVDVSRHHRWARGDWQLLPWLFSTSRGVSATTRWKMVDNLRRSLNPILWIVAAVIGWTVLPLGPAAVWQGFLIVSMFVAPTFGIVTNLIPHNMDYSIKGHVQSVMTDIALGTADVALRTTFIAHSAFLMADAIARTIYRLFVSRRDLLEWRTAAQAKSSPDTLLFYFQLMWPALAIAGLAILFPLAVQSPAALIAAPFAVIWFASPLIAWLVSRSAKPQDTLEVLSSDKADLRRYARRTWRYFAEFTNAENNHLPPDNFQEDPAPVVAQRTSPTNIGVYLLSVVAARDFGWIGFDETLERVDETIKTLDRMEKYQGHLYNWYETHTLTPLRPLYVSAVDSGNLAGHLVTLSSALEEWAEAPSVYLQGDLDGILDVNDVLEETIAKIPDDRRILRPLRRRVEERIANFRRAVRTIKEEPETASFRTINLSLFANDIMRLVEELDSEIGTPASSEARVWAHTLIDTCKAHTDDAIGGRDTDRLRERLQDMATRARQLAFDMQFGFLERKERRLLSIGFRVQENELDESCYDLLASEARLASLFAIAKGDVPVEHWFKLGRLLVPVGWKGALLSWSGSMFEYLMPPLVMSEPLGSLLDQTNKLVVQRQIDYATSRGLPWGISEAAFNARDAYMNYQYSNFGVPNLGLQRGLSRNAVIAPYASLLAAQYQPAAAVANLKRLEKLGALGRYGFHDSVDFTPSRVREGETCAVVKNYYAHHHGMAIIAVNNVIFEGRMRERFHSDPVIEAAELLLQEKAPREIPMIYAKTENPMRVDSGDFDDAPMRIVDKPFKAPRTTHMMSNGQYALMVTANGSGYSRWHNWDITRFHADASEDLQGTFLFLRDMESGYWWSATGEPVRNAEEETKTVFTEDKAEFYKTAGDIKTVMEVIVSSECDGEGRRLDIINTSAHDRMIEVTSYAELVLTDSDSDAAHPAFAKMFVETEIADNGSTIYAKRRKRAPSDPDVHVAHFVADLTGAVREIEVETDRRAFIGRGRSLRNAVAFDADTKFTGSQGCVLDPIASVRTRVRVPAHKKVSLVFWTVAGGSRDAVEHAVALHRHPEAFAREYSLSWTSSQVQLYHIGIKPAEAADYQKVAAHLLYPERTLRQPPETIASGLGKQSDLWPMSISGDYPIFALRIDNEADLEVLRGVLRAQEYWRSKGLIVDVVAVNERAFSYAQDTQRAIDWLAEGFRARGGEQPHIFAVRHDQMSEESYNTLLASARIVMHAQNGSLAEQLRRSEEITVDLAARDARTALIGEKEATAPAVPAVIERGGREERPIVVAPKQVNRPAPSGDDLQFWNGYGGFAEDGAYVVRVNGRTSTPHPWINVIANPGFGFHVSAEGSAFTWAGNSRDYQVTPWANDPVTNRPGEAIYLLDRETGRSFAPTANVLRDEAVTYEARHGYGYSTFAAQHGELALELTHIVDAEKPVRLSQLTVTNKGRSKRKLRAYGYVEWVLGNARAKNVPFIVPSQDAETGALFASNPHHPDKAGEVAFYAASQMPQSVTADRSEFIGSTGSVDRPEVVLSGKALSGTVEAGRDPCAALAVDIEVGPGESREIVFLMGNADGSDAAKALIAQAKAAPFNDKLMAAKAQWETTFNSVQVKTPDPAFDLLVNGWLPYQAIACRIYARAAFYQASGAFGFRDQLQDTLSLLLLDPSLARAQILNAASRQFPEGDVQHWWLPATGAGVRTLISDDVVWLGYGTSLYVETTGDKSILDESLPFLKGRMLNEGEHDAFYEPEISEQTASLYEHCAIALDLAIKRTGKHGLPLILGGDWNDGMNLVGVKGEGESVWLGWFLAYTLKQFIPIAESRKDMARANAWRLHVESLTQALDRDGWDGEWYRRGFYDNGAPLGSKDSDECQIDAIAQSWSVLSGVADPKRAEQAMRSLESHLLDDEGELLRLFTPPFDKTEQEPGYIKGYPAGVRENGGQYTHGATWAILALARMGKAAEAWRLFSLFSPVSHGRNPDVYRVEPYVIAADIYSVEPRRGQGGWTWYTGSAGWFYRVATEGILGVTRRGDRLHFNPALPPEWDGYEADLCFGDALYHVKVVMGAQSAVVKLDGRKLANPEEGVEIKADGEHEIVVELPKQS